The following proteins are co-located in the Pseudomonas sp. ATCC 13867 genome:
- the birA gene encoding bifunctional biotin--[acetyl-CoA-carboxylase] ligase/biotin operon repressor BirA translates to MQTLLTLLSDGRFHSGEELGALLGVSRSAVWKRLEGFERDYGMVVQRVRGRGYRLEEPLSIIAPRKDSGPWPLDVLFSTDSTNAEVLRRLSAGAVAPFAILAERQTAGRGRRGRQWESPFGANLYYTLGIAVRGGAKELEGLSLVVGLAVARAIRSLGIADVGLKWPNDVLVGGKKIAGILLELTGDPADICSVAIGVGINVNMRKAEAIDQPWTSLREALGVLIDRNALLAALESELSLVLSRHREQGFSASLEEWESLHLWQGRQVTLSTAANNIVGRALGIDERGALRLLVDGQEQRYSGGELSLRLSDDS, encoded by the coding sequence ATGCAGACCTTGCTGACATTGCTGAGCGATGGCCGCTTCCATTCGGGAGAAGAGCTCGGTGCTCTGCTCGGCGTGAGCCGGAGTGCCGTCTGGAAGCGCCTCGAGGGTTTCGAGCGCGACTATGGCATGGTCGTGCAGAGAGTGCGTGGCCGTGGCTATCGCCTGGAGGAGCCGCTGAGCATCATCGCACCCAGGAAGGACTCCGGTCCCTGGCCGCTGGATGTGCTCTTCTCCACCGACTCGACCAACGCCGAAGTGCTGCGGCGACTCTCCGCGGGCGCGGTTGCGCCGTTCGCTATTCTGGCAGAGCGCCAGACCGCTGGTCGTGGCAGACGTGGGCGTCAATGGGAAAGTCCATTCGGCGCCAACCTTTATTACACCCTGGGCATTGCCGTCCGAGGCGGTGCGAAAGAGCTCGAAGGACTGAGCCTTGTTGTGGGCCTCGCCGTTGCGCGGGCCATTCGCTCTCTGGGGATTGCCGATGTTGGGCTCAAGTGGCCCAACGACGTCCTGGTCGGCGGCAAGAAGATCGCTGGCATATTGCTGGAACTCACTGGAGATCCGGCCGATATCTGCAGCGTCGCGATTGGCGTCGGCATCAATGTGAATATGCGCAAGGCTGAGGCTATCGATCAGCCCTGGACTTCGTTGCGCGAGGCGCTGGGCGTGCTGATCGACCGCAATGCGCTGCTCGCGGCGCTGGAGTCGGAGCTTTCCCTGGTGCTTTCCCGTCACCGCGAGCAGGGCTTCTCCGCCAGTCTCGAGGAGTGGGAGTCTCTTCATCTTTGGCAGGGGAGGCAGGTCACGCTGTCCACTGCCGCCAATAATATCGTTGGGCGCGCGTTGGGCATCGATGAGCGAGGCGCCTTGCGCCTTCTGGTCGATGGGCAGGAGCAGCGTTACAGCGGAGGCGAGCTGAGCCTGAGGTTGTCTGATGATTCTTGA
- a CDS encoding pantothenate kinase, which produces MILELDCGNSLIKWRVVRKHDLVTVAGGVADSDQALLAQLQASSALEIRYCRMVSVRSEQETDALSGLLESVFPVSVQIAAPSKELGGVVNGYHEYQRLGMDRWLALVAGHCLAGRGCLVIDLGTAVTSDLVDASGRHMGGYIAPGMPLMRSQLRTHTRRIRYDDEAAHEALQNLLPGQETSEAVERGCVLMLRGFVREQCELAGRLLGDECAVYLTGGDAELVRDELPRAVVLPDLVFLGLALACPIE; this is translated from the coding sequence ATGATTCTTGAATTGGATTGCGGTAATAGCCTGATCAAGTGGCGTGTGGTCAGAAAGCACGACCTGGTAACTGTGGCGGGGGGCGTTGCCGATTCCGACCAGGCGCTGCTTGCTCAACTGCAGGCGAGCAGTGCTCTGGAGATTCGCTATTGCCGTATGGTGAGTGTGCGTAGTGAGCAGGAAACCGATGCGCTGAGTGGTCTTCTCGAAAGTGTATTTCCCGTCTCCGTCCAGATCGCTGCCCCATCCAAAGAGCTTGGTGGCGTGGTGAATGGATACCACGAGTATCAGCGACTCGGCATGGATCGTTGGCTTGCATTGGTGGCGGGGCACTGCCTGGCAGGTCGTGGTTGCCTGGTGATCGATCTCGGTACGGCGGTGACCTCCGACCTGGTGGATGCATCCGGGCGCCACATGGGGGGCTACATCGCTCCCGGGATGCCGTTGATGCGCAGCCAGTTAAGGACGCATACGCGCCGTATTCGCTACGACGACGAGGCGGCTCATGAGGCTCTGCAGAACCTGTTGCCGGGCCAGGAAACCTCTGAAGCCGTGGAGCGGGGCTGCGTTCTGATGTTGCGTGGCTTCGTGCGCGAGCAATGCGAGTTAGCCGGTCGTCTGCTGGGCGATGAGTGTGCGGTGTATTTGACCGGCGGCGATGCCGAGCTGGTAAGGGACGAGCTCCCGCGTGCCGTGGTGCTTCCGGATCTGGTGTTTCTCGGTCTGGCGCTCGCCTGTCCGATAGAGTGA
- a CDS encoding SPOR domain-containing protein gives MRWFFLFLLALNVFYYVWHQQQAPLRPKEVAPLSLFHGEQKNIRLLSESAEAPQRRQVEEKSAAPTSACLFLGSFPAEERARMLAQRLLSLDVQASVETVDAAAGVDYWVYLPPLASRQASLWQLRELQARKIDSYIITEGDLTDGISLGIFQRKDSADSIVERLKTAGYDALIRELARSQHDYWVQIAPESNRLVDDVLVRQLSADFPELQKQTMPCKSVASPQ, from the coding sequence ATGCGTTGGTTCTTTCTCTTCTTGCTGGCCCTGAATGTCTTCTATTACGTCTGGCATCAGCAGCAGGCGCCGCTTCGTCCCAAGGAGGTTGCGCCACTCAGTCTGTTCCACGGTGAACAGAAGAATATCCGTCTGCTGAGTGAATCGGCTGAGGCGCCGCAGCGTCGGCAGGTTGAGGAAAAATCGGCGGCGCCGACATCGGCCTGTCTGTTCCTGGGGAGTTTTCCGGCGGAAGAGCGTGCACGTATGCTGGCGCAGCGGCTGCTGAGTCTGGATGTGCAGGCCTCCGTAGAGACGGTTGATGCTGCCGCGGGTGTCGATTACTGGGTGTATCTGCCGCCTCTGGCCTCGCGTCAGGCGTCGTTGTGGCAGTTGCGCGAGTTGCAGGCGCGCAAGATCGACAGCTACATCATTACCGAGGGCGATCTCACGGACGGCATCTCGCTGGGGATCTTCCAGCGCAAGGACTCCGCAGACAGTATCGTGGAGCGCTTGAAGACTGCGGGTTATGACGCGCTGATTCGCGAACTGGCGCGGTCGCAGCACGATTACTGGGTGCAGATTGCTCCGGAAAGCAACCGTTTGGTGGATGACGTCCTGGTGCGCCAACTGTCTGCTGATTTTCCGGAGCTGCAAAAGCAAACGATGCCGTGCAAAAGCGTTGCAAGCCCTCAATAG
- the tuf gene encoding elongation factor Tu: MAKEKFERNKPHVNVGTIGHVDHGKTTLTAALTKVCSDTWGGSARAFDQIDNAPEEKARGITINTSHVEYDSPVRHYAHVDCPGHADYVKNMITGAAQMDGAILVCSAADGPMPQTREHILLSRQVGVPYIVVFLNKADMVDDAELLELVEMEVRDLLNTYDFPGDDTPIVIGSALMALNGQDDNEMGVSAVRKLVETLDSYIPEPVRAIDQPFLMPIEDVFSISGRGTVVTGRVERGIVKVQEEVEIVGIKATTKTTCTGVEMFRKLLDEGRAGENVGVLLRGTKREDVERGQVLAKPGTIKPHTKFECEVYVLSKEEGGRHTPFFKGYRPQFYFRTTDVTGNCELPEGVEMVMPGDNVKMVVTLIAPIAMEDGLRFAIREGGRTVGAGVVAKIIE, encoded by the coding sequence ATGGCTAAAGAAAAGTTTGAGCGTAACAAGCCGCACGTTAACGTCGGCACCATCGGTCACGTTGACCACGGTAAAACCACTCTGACCGCTGCTCTGACCAAGGTCTGCTCCGATACCTGGGGCGGCTCCGCTCGCGCTTTCGACCAGATCGACAACGCGCCGGAAGAGAAGGCTCGTGGTATCACCATCAACACCTCTCACGTTGAATACGACTCGCCGGTACGCCACTACGCTCACGTAGACTGCCCGGGCCACGCCGACTACGTGAAGAACATGATCACCGGTGCTGCCCAGATGGACGGCGCGATCCTGGTTTGCTCGGCTGCTGACGGCCCCATGCCGCAGACCCGCGAGCACATCCTGCTGTCCCGTCAGGTAGGCGTTCCCTACATTGTCGTGTTCCTGAACAAGGCCGACATGGTTGACGACGCCGAGCTGCTGGAACTGGTCGAAATGGAAGTTCGCGATCTGCTGAACACCTACGACTTCCCGGGCGACGACACCCCGATCGTGATCGGTTCCGCTCTGATGGCTCTGAACGGCCAGGACGACAACGAGATGGGCGTTTCCGCCGTGCGCAAGCTGGTAGAGACCCTGGACTCGTACATCCCCGAGCCGGTTCGTGCAATCGACCAGCCGTTCCTGATGCCGATCGAAGACGTGTTCTCGATCTCCGGTCGTGGCACCGTGGTAACTGGCCGTGTTGAGCGTGGCATCGTCAAGGTTCAGGAAGAAGTGGAAATCGTCGGTATCAAGGCGACCACCAAGACCACCTGCACCGGCGTTGAAATGTTCCGCAAGCTGCTCGACGAAGGTCGTGCTGGTGAGAACGTCGGCGTTCTGCTGCGTGGCACCAAGCGTGAAGACGTAGAGCGTGGTCAGGTTCTGGCCAAGCCGGGCACCATCAAGCCGCACACCAAGTTCGAGTGCGAAGTGTACGTGCTGTCCAAGGAAGAAGGTGGTCGTCACACCCCGTTCTTCAAGGGCTACCGTCCGCAGTTCTACTTCCGTACCACCGACGTGACCGGCAACTGCGAGCTGCCGGAAGGCGTTGAAATGGTAATGCCGGGCGACAACGTGAAAATGGTTGTCACCCTGATCGCTCCGATCGCCATGGAAGACGGCCTGCGCTTCGCTATCCGCGAAGGTGGTCGTACCGTTGGCGCCGGTGTGGTTGCCAAGATCATCGAATAA
- the secE gene encoding preprotein translocase subunit SecE: protein MNAKVEAKESRLDLLKWLVVAVLVVVAVVANQYYSAQPIFYRVLGILVLAAVAGFISLQTVKGRAFFTLAKEARAEIRKVVWPSRQETTQTTLIVVAVVLVMALVLWGLDSLLGWLVSMIVG, encoded by the coding sequence ATGAATGCGAAGGTTGAAGCCAAAGAGTCGCGTCTTGATCTCTTGAAGTGGCTTGTGGTTGCAGTGCTGGTGGTGGTGGCTGTAGTTGCCAACCAGTATTACTCGGCGCAACCGATCTTCTATCGTGTGCTCGGTATTCTCGTGTTGGCGGCTGTTGCGGGTTTCATTTCGCTGCAGACCGTCAAGGGGCGTGCATTCTTTACCCTGGCTAAAGAAGCTCGTGCCGAAATTCGCAAGGTTGTATGGCCGTCTCGTCAAGAGACAACTCAAACCACGCTGATCGTAGTGGCAGTAGTGCTGGTAATGGCGCTGGTGCTGTGGGGGCTCGACTCCCTGCTGGGTTGGCTGGTTTCCATGATCGTAGGTTAA
- the nusG gene encoding transcription termination/antitermination protein NusG: MAKRWYVVHAYSGYEKHVMRSLIERVKLAGMEDGFGEILVPTEEVVEMRNGQKRKSERKFFPGYVLVQMEMNEGTWHLVKDTPRVMGFIGGTADKPAPITDKEADAILRRVADSGDKPKPKTLFEPGETVRVIDGPFADFNGVVEEVNYEKSRIQVAVLIFGRSTPVELEFSQVEKV, encoded by the coding sequence GTGGCTAAGCGTTGGTACGTTGTGCATGCCTACTCGGGTTACGAGAAGCATGTCATGCGCTCGCTGATCGAGCGGGTCAAACTGGCCGGCATGGAAGACGGGTTTGGTGAGATTCTCGTCCCCACCGAAGAAGTCGTGGAGATGCGGAACGGCCAGAAGCGCAAGAGCGAGCGCAAGTTCTTCCCTGGCTATGTTCTGGTGCAGATGGAAATGAACGAGGGTACTTGGCACCTGGTCAAGGACACTCCTCGCGTCATGGGCTTCATTGGTGGTACCGCCGACAAGCCGGCACCGATCACCGACAAGGAAGCCGATGCCATCCTGCGTCGTGTTGCCGATAGCGGTGACAAGCCGAAGCCGAAGACCCTGTTCGAGCCGGGCGAGACCGTTCGTGTGATCGATGGTCCGTTCGCTGACTTCAATGGTGTCGTCGAAGAGGTTAACTACGAAAAGAGCCGTATCCAGGTCGCCGTGCTCATTTTCGGTCGCTCTACCCCGGTAGAGTTGGAGTTCAGCCAGGTAGAGAAAGTTTAA
- the rplK gene encoding 50S ribosomal protein L11 yields MAKKIQAYIKLQVKAGQANPSPPVGPALGQHGVNIMEFCKAFNAKTQGQEPGLPTPVIITVYSDRSFTFETKSTPAAVLLKKAAGISSGSARPNSQKVGTVTRAQLEEIAKTKQADLTAADLDAAVRTIAGSARSMGLNVEGV; encoded by the coding sequence ATGGCTAAGAAAATCCAGGCTTACATCAAGCTGCAAGTTAAGGCCGGTCAGGCCAACCCGTCGCCGCCGGTCGGCCCTGCACTGGGTCAGCACGGCGTGAACATCATGGAATTCTGCAAGGCGTTCAACGCCAAGACCCAGGGCCAAGAGCCGGGTCTGCCGACTCCTGTGATCATCACCGTTTACAGCGACCGCAGCTTCACCTTTGAAACCAAGAGCACCCCGGCCGCCGTTCTGCTGAAGAAAGCAGCCGGCATCTCCAGCGGCTCCGCTCGTCCGAACTCTCAGAAAGTGGGCACCGTTACCCGTGCTCAGCTGGAAGAGATTGCCAAGACCAAGCAGGCTGACCTGACCGCTGCTGATCTGGACGCTGCCGTACGTACCATCGCTGGCTCCGCGCGCAGCATGGGCCTGAACGTGGAGGGTGTGTAA
- the rplA gene encoding 50S ribosomal protein L1: MAKLTKRQKAIAEKIEAGKQYGFEDAAKLLAELSTIKFKESVDIAINLGVDPRKSDQVVRGATVLPNGTGKSVRVAVFTQGPGVEAALAAGADKVGMDELAAEMKAGDLNYDVVIASPDAMRVVGQLGQVLGPRGLMPNPKVGTVTPDVATAVKNAKAGQVRFRTDKNGIIHASVGKIDFEPVKLKQNVEALLSDLKRLKPSSSKGVYVQRVTLSTTMGPGLQIDQASLEG, encoded by the coding sequence ATGGCTAAGCTGACCAAGCGTCAAAAGGCTATCGCCGAGAAGATCGAAGCGGGCAAGCAATACGGCTTCGAAGATGCCGCCAAGCTGCTGGCCGAGCTGTCGACCATCAAGTTCAAGGAATCCGTGGACATCGCCATCAATCTGGGCGTTGATCCGCGTAAATCCGACCAGGTCGTACGTGGCGCCACCGTTCTGCCGAACGGCACCGGCAAATCCGTACGCGTTGCCGTCTTCACCCAGGGTCCTGGTGTTGAAGCTGCCCTGGCTGCTGGTGCAGACAAGGTCGGCATGGACGAGCTGGCTGCCGAAATGAAGGCCGGCGACCTGAACTACGACGTCGTCATCGCTTCCCCGGACGCCATGCGTGTTGTTGGCCAGCTGGGCCAGGTACTGGGCCCGCGCGGCCTGATGCCGAACCCGAAGGTCGGCACCGTGACCCCGGACGTCGCTACCGCCGTCAAGAACGCCAAGGCCGGTCAGGTACGCTTCCGTACCGACAAGAACGGCATCATCCACGCCTCCGTTGGCAAGATCGACTTCGAGCCGGTCAAGCTGAAGCAGAACGTGGAAGCGCTGCTGAGCGATCTGAAGCGTCTGAAGCCGTCCTCCTCGAAGGGCGTGTACGTTCAGCGCGTAACCCTGAGCACCACTATGGGCCCGGGTCTGCAGATCGATCAGGCTTCGCTGGAAGGCTGA
- the rplJ gene encoding 50S ribosomal protein L10 — MAIKLEDKKAIVAEVNEAAKAGLSAVVVDARGVTVGAMTGLRKEARAAGVYVKVVRNTLLKRAVEGTQFEVLNDVFKGPTLIAFSNEHPGAAARIFKEFAKGQDKFEIKAAAFEGQFLAANQIDVLATLPTYNEAVAQLMSVIQGATSKLARTLAAIRDQKEATAA; from the coding sequence GTGGCAATTAAACTCGAAGACAAGAAGGCCATCGTCGCTGAAGTCAACGAGGCTGCCAAAGCCGGTCTGTCCGCTGTCGTGGTTGATGCACGCGGCGTGACTGTCGGCGCAATGACCGGACTCCGTAAAGAGGCCCGTGCAGCTGGTGTGTACGTGAAAGTCGTACGTAACACCCTGCTCAAGCGCGCCGTTGAAGGCACTCAGTTTGAAGTGCTCAACGACGTGTTCAAGGGCCCGACCCTGATTGCTTTCTCCAACGAACATCCGGGCGCTGCCGCTCGTATCTTCAAGGAGTTTGCCAAGGGTCAGGACAAGTTCGAGATCAAGGCGGCCGCGTTCGAGGGTCAGTTCCTCGCAGCCAATCAGATCGACGTGCTGGCGACCCTGCCGACCTACAACGAAGCTGTTGCACAGCTGATGAGCGTGATCCAAGGCGCTACCAGCAAGCTGGCTCGTACTCTGGCGGCAATTCGCGATCAGAAAGAAGCTACCGCAGCCTAA